Proteins from a single region of Centropristis striata isolate RG_2023a ecotype Rhode Island chromosome 9, C.striata_1.0, whole genome shotgun sequence:
- the tjp3 gene encoding tight junction protein ZO-3 isoform X3: MEELTIWEQHTITLIKDPKVGFGFAISGGKEKPHPDSGDTAVVVSDVLPNGPAIGRLFNKDQIVMVNGVSMENVHSNYTIQTLKSCGKTANVTVKRPRKIQIPATTRPSRAASHSNLLDPDPPRRMRRYSDGSDNRDRYRYRGRSASPERNGHGNTLPLMSSGYKRLPHQDVVEKPIKTTLRKKRITDEYGLKLGSQIFIKHMTDTGLAAKEGTLQEGDLILKINGMTTENLSLLETKHLVEKSRGKLTMTVLRDDRKFLVSIPEVEDSAPNSEDDRRRDSSSELEDISDLDEDVPTHRTSRQPTREKRTRRTRAEPPPAKSRDSSPLRSTLTRPPVKTYPSRRARSDSESERSASPPPPPVRRDSPDMRDHSSKYKALPGLSTLPNPRSSPIHPNWTASRASSSASRPRRPVSDSDSDRSASPPPRRESPRLDRYKPLSDLPHAGLRDSPINVRQEPPRRVNSPLRVLPPDSDSESEVSLAPPQRQSTTYSQDSLSRYRVLPDVALHPQVDPPRWSPPSVTASNPPQKAASETESEASYASVPRRASTDSTNSNPPNNRYRVLPDLKATSVAVKQEPPRRIPSPTRPPPDDSSESDQLSHLRRSGSSERGESHSRAPRPANGTDTLRSGISVKSNPPAYTKPTEEPIYSLPPDSYPAPIPGYSSDLHTVLFVKEGSVGLRLVGGNDVGIFVGGVQPNSPAYIEGMKEGDQIMQVNKVDFGHFTREEAANFLLNIKKGERVEIRTQNKMDIYKKIIKSNLADNFYIRTHFDHEADGPIGLSFTRGEVFRVVDTMHRGKLGKWLASRMGNDLHEMDKGTIPNQARAETMASIEQAQRLTGERQVSGPRAEFWKLRGLRGNKKNEKNVRRSRDDLLQLTIQGKFPAYERVLLREANFKRPIVILGPLNDIAMEKLAREKPDEYEVADMVPRSGGGDSGSTVIKLDTVRRIAEKDKHPLLDITPTAVERLNYIQYHPMVLFLDPHSRKDVKAMRQRYSPNSNKSSRRLYTQALKLRKHCSHLFSARIDLQPNSNVWYESLKDKIRHQQSKPVWVSEVTLESGGEQDLDALDQTQSDYLSAASDLEDTDGEAFTDGDAYTDNEDLEEAYPGESAATLPRGSRVAGAALARSSEPASMHHGSDVDSEPHADTYSLREIPPLLHVPEPRATRLESYSPPHSPAEEEDPSHRSFTDSDFSAHDVVAPTTPSDGPPDFIAPDPTIRYSVNRPSNAEAEPESPQPASLSTIEEKLQQARSAEPQAHPEEKKGPQFIVLAHHHQAVQFRRTQIRGSDSSDDDEEEVDDIEWGPATEL; this comes from the exons ATGGAGGAGCTAACAATATGGGAGCAACATACAATAACACTAATCAAA GATCCCAAAGTGGGGTTCGGCTTTGCCATTTCAGGAGGCAAGGAGAAGCCTCACCCAGACAGTGGGGACACGGCTGTGGTGGTGTCAGATGTGCTGCCAAATGGACCAGCCATAGGACGACTATT CAACAAAGACCAAATTGTCATGGTCAATGGAGTGTCTATGGAGAACGTCCACTCTAACTACACCATTCAGACCCTCAAGTCATGTGGCAAGACTGCAAACGTA ACAGTAAAACGCCCTCGCAAGATCCAGATCCCAGCGACCACCAGACCGTCTCGGGCCGCCTCCCATTCAAACCTGCTGGACCCGGATCCTCCCAGACGAATGCGACGATACTCTGACGGCAGTGACAACCGAGACCGCTATCGTTACCGCGGCCGCAGCGCCTCGCCCGAGCGCAACGGACATGGGAACACACTACCGTTAATGTCGTCGGGGTACAAGAGGCTACCACATCAGGACGTTGTAGAGAAACCCATCAAAACTACGCTACGTAAAAAGAGAATCACAGATG AGTACGGGTTGAAGCTAGGCAGTCAGATTTTCATCAAGCACATGACGGATACGGGCTTGGCTGCCAAGGAAGGAACGCTGCAGGAGGGAGACCTCATCCTCAAG ATCAACGGCATGACGACGGAGAATCTCTCCCTGCTGGAGACGAAGCACCTGGTGGAGAAGAGCCGGGGCAAACTGACTATGACTGTCCTCAGGGACGACCGCAAGTTCCTGGTGAGCATCCCAGAGGTGGAGGACAGCGCCCCCAACAGCGAGGATGACCGCCGCCGAGACAGCAGCTCTGAACTGGAAG ATATTTCAGATCTTGATGAAGACGTCCCGACTCACAGAACGTCCCGTCAACCCACCAGAGAGAAACGGACACGCAG GACAAGAGCTGAACCTCCTCCAGCCAAGTCTCGGGATTCATCACCTTTGCGCTCCACTTTGACTCGGCCTCCTGTAAAAACCTACCCCTCTCGCAGAG CTCGATCTGATTCAGAGTCGGAGCGCagtgcctctcctcctcctcctcctgtgaggAGAGACAGCCCAGACATGAGGGATCACTCCAGCAAATACAA AGCTCTGCCTGGTTTGTCCACCCTCCCCAACCCGCGCTCCTCTCCTATACACCCCAACTGGACCGCCTCTCGcgcctcctcctctgcctcacGGCCTCGCAGGCCGGTGTCTGACTCCGACTCTGACCGCAGCGCCTCCCCTCCACCGCGCAGAGAGAGCCCCCGCCTTGACAGATACAA ACCTCTTTCTGACCTGCCTCACGCAGGACTGAGAGACTCCCCCATCAATGTTCGCCAGGAGCCACCTAGGAGGGTTAACTCTCCTCTCAGAGTCCTGCCCCCAG ACTCTGACTCGGAATCAGAAGTCAGCCTGGCGCCTCCTCAGAGGCAGAGCACCACGTACAGTCAGGACTCCCTCAGCAGATACAG AGTGCTGCCAGACGTTGCCCTGCACCCCCAGGTTGATCCACCACGATGGAGCCCCCCCAGCGTCACCGCCAGCAATCCGCCACAGAAAG CTGCTTCAGAGACTGAATCAGAGGCCAGTTATGCATCTGTCCCTCGCCGGGCGTCTACAGACAGCACCAACTCCAACCCTCCTAACAACCGCTACAG AGTCCTGCCTGATCTGAAAGCCACCTCTGTGGCTGTGAAGCAGGAGCCTCCTCGTCGAATCCCGTCACCCACCAGGCCTCCTCCTGACG ATTCCTCAGAGTCCGACCAGCTCTCACATCTCAGAAGGTCTGGGAGCTCTGAGCGGGGTGAGAGCCACAGCAG AGCTCCGCGTCCTGCTAATGGAACAGACACACTCAGGTCTGGGATTTCTGTGAAGAGCAACCCACCAGCCTACA CAAAACCTACAGAGGAGCCAATCTACTCCCTACCTCCAGACTCCTATCCAGCACCTATTCCAGG GTACAGCTCAGACCTTCACACAGTGTTGTTTGTGAAGGAGGGCAGTGTGGGTCTGAGGCTCGTTGGGGGCAACGATGTTGGCATATTTGTAGGTGGAGTTCAGCCAAATAGCCCTGCATACATAGAGGGAATGAAAGAGGGAGACCAGATCATGCAG GTCAATAAAGTagattttggtcatttcacacgAGAAGAGGCAGCCAACTTCCTCCTGAACATCAAGAAAGGAGAGCGAGTTGAAATCCGCACTCAGAACAAAATGGACA TTTATAAGAAGATCATCAAGTCAAACCTGGCAGACAACTTCTACATTCGCACCCACTTTGACCACGAGGCAGACGGCCCCATCGGGCTGAGCTTCACCAGAGGAGAGGTGTTCAGGGTGGTGGACACCATGCACCGCGGGAAGCTGGGCAAATGGCTCGCCAGCCGCATGGGGAACGACCTGCACGAGATGGATAAAGGCACCATCCCCAACCAGGCCAG GGCTGAGACAATGGCCAGCATCGAGCAGGCTCAGCGGCTGACTGGAGAGAGGCAGGTTTCGGGACCAAGAGCTGAGTTCTGGAAACTACGAGGCCTCAGAGGGaacaaaaagaatgaaaagaacGTGCGGCGATCTCGTGATGACCTGCTGCAGCTCACCATCCAGGGCAAATTCCCAGCCTACGAGAGAGTCCTGCTTAGAGAag CTAATTTCAAGCGACCCATTGTCATTCTGGGTCCTCTGAATGATATTGCCATGGAGAAGCTGGCCAGAGAGAAGCCTGATGAGTACGAAGTGGCAG ACATGGTTCCTCGcagtggaggaggagacagCGGTTCCACAGTTATTAAACTGGACACTGTGAGGAGAATAGCAGAGAAG GACAAGCACCCTCTCCTGGACATCACTCCCACTGCAGTGGAAAGGCTGAACTACATCCAGTACCACCCCATGGTGCTGTTCCTGGACCCTCACAGCCGCAAGGACGTGAAGGCCATGAGGCAGAGGTACAGCCCCAACTCCAACAAGAGCTCCAGACGCCTCTACACCCAGGCCCTGAAGCTGAGGAAACACTGCAGCCACCTTTTCTCAG CACGTATTGACCTGCAGCCCAACTCCAATGTTTGGTACGAGAGTCTAAAGGATAAGATCCGCCACCAGCAGTCAAAACCTGTCTGGGTGTCTGAAGTGACG TTGGAGAGTGGAGGAGAACAGGACTTGGATGCTCTGGACCAAACCCAGTCAGACTACTTGAGTGCAGCCAGTGACCTGGAGGACACTGACGGAGAGGCCTTCACTGACGGAGATGCCTACACCGACAACGAGGATCTGGAGGAGGCGTACCCCGGTGAGAGCGCAGCCACGCTGCCCAGAGGCTCCAGGGTGGCTGGAGCTGCTTTAGCCCGATCATCTGAGCCCGCTTCTATGCACCACGGCTCTGACGTGGACTCGGAGCCTCACGCCGACACGTACTCACTCAGAGAAATCCCCCCGCTGCTGCACGTACCCGAGCCCAGGGCCACACGCCTGGAGAGTTACAGCCCGCCTCACAGCCCTGCTGAGGAGGAGGACCCCTCCCATCGCAGCTTTACAGACTCAGATTTCAGTGCACACGATGTTGTTGCACCCACCACTCCGTCAGACGGACCCCCGGATTTTATAGCCCCCGACCCGACCATACGGTATTCTGTGAACCGGCCCTCCAACGCTGAGGCGGAGCCCGAGAGCCCACAGCCTGCCAGCCTGTCTACTATCGAGGAGAAATTACAGCAG GCCCGCTCTGCAGAGCCACAGGCACACCCTGAGGAGAAGAAGGGCCCTCAGTTCATCGT GCTCGCACATCATCACCAAGCAGTCCAGTTCAGGCGCACACAGATCAGAGGCAGCGACAGCTCTGATGACGACGAGGAAGAGGTGGATGACATCGAATGGGGTCCTGCAACAGAACTCTAG
- the tjp3 gene encoding tight junction protein ZO-3 isoform X1, translating to MNVTQRRKLLKHFGSLPPEPPPPPLLLVPKPGMEELTIWEQHTITLIKDPKVGFGFAISGGKEKPHPDSGDTAVVVSDVLPNGPAIGRLFNKDQIVMVNGVSMENVHSNYTIQTLKSCGKTANVTVKRPRKIQIPATTRPSRAASHSNLLDPDPPRRMRRYSDGSDNRDRYRYRGRSASPERNGHGNTLPLMSSGYKRLPHQDVVEKPIKTTLRKKRITDEYGLKLGSQIFIKHMTDTGLAAKEGTLQEGDLILKINGMTTENLSLLETKHLVEKSRGKLTMTVLRDDRKFLVSIPEVEDSAPNSEDDRRRDSSSELEDISDLDEDVPTHRTSRQPTREKRTRRTRAEPPPAKSRDSSPLRSTLTRPPVKTYPSRRARSDSESERSASPPPPPVRRDSPDMRDHSSKYKALPGLSTLPNPRSSPIHPNWTASRASSSASRPRRPVSDSDSDRSASPPPRRESPRLDRYKPLSDLPHAGLRDSPINVRQEPPRRVNSPLRVLPPDSDSESEVSLAPPQRQSTTYSQDSLSRYRVLPDVALHPQVDPPRWSPPSVTASNPPQKAASETESEASYASVPRRASTDSTNSNPPNNRYRVLPDLKATSVAVKQEPPRRIPSPTRPPPDDSSESDQLSHLRRSGSSERGESHSRAPRPANGTDTLRSGISVKSNPPAYTKPTEEPIYSLPPDSYPAPIPGYSSDLHTVLFVKEGSVGLRLVGGNDVGIFVGGVQPNSPAYIEGMKEGDQIMQVNKVDFGHFTREEAANFLLNIKKGERVEIRTQNKMDIYKKIIKSNLADNFYIRTHFDHEADGPIGLSFTRGEVFRVVDTMHRGKLGKWLASRMGNDLHEMDKGTIPNQARAETMASIEQAQRLTGERQVSGPRAEFWKLRGLRGNKKNEKNVRRSRDDLLQLTIQGKFPAYERVLLREANFKRPIVILGPLNDIAMEKLAREKPDEYEVADMVPRSGGGDSGSTVIKLDTVRRIAEKDKHPLLDITPTAVERLNYIQYHPMVLFLDPHSRKDVKAMRQRYSPNSNKSSRRLYTQALKLRKHCSHLFSARIDLQPNSNVWYESLKDKIRHQQSKPVWVSEVTLESGGEQDLDALDQTQSDYLSAASDLEDTDGEAFTDGDAYTDNEDLEEAYPGESAATLPRGSRVAGAALARSSEPASMHHGSDVDSEPHADTYSLREIPPLLHVPEPRATRLESYSPPHSPAEEEDPSHRSFTDSDFSAHDVVAPTTPSDGPPDFIAPDPTIRYSVNRPSNAEAEPESPQPASLSTIEEKLQQARSAEPQAHPEEKKGPQFIVLAHHHQAVQFRRTQIRGSDSSDDDEEEVDDIEWGPATEL from the exons ATGAATGTGACGCAGAGAAGGAAACTACTGAAGCACTTTGGCTCTCTGCCCCCGGAGCCTCCACCACCACCGCTGCTGCTGGTGCCT aaACCAGGAATGGAGGAGCTAACAATATGGGAGCAACATACAATAACACTAATCAAA GATCCCAAAGTGGGGTTCGGCTTTGCCATTTCAGGAGGCAAGGAGAAGCCTCACCCAGACAGTGGGGACACGGCTGTGGTGGTGTCAGATGTGCTGCCAAATGGACCAGCCATAGGACGACTATT CAACAAAGACCAAATTGTCATGGTCAATGGAGTGTCTATGGAGAACGTCCACTCTAACTACACCATTCAGACCCTCAAGTCATGTGGCAAGACTGCAAACGTA ACAGTAAAACGCCCTCGCAAGATCCAGATCCCAGCGACCACCAGACCGTCTCGGGCCGCCTCCCATTCAAACCTGCTGGACCCGGATCCTCCCAGACGAATGCGACGATACTCTGACGGCAGTGACAACCGAGACCGCTATCGTTACCGCGGCCGCAGCGCCTCGCCCGAGCGCAACGGACATGGGAACACACTACCGTTAATGTCGTCGGGGTACAAGAGGCTACCACATCAGGACGTTGTAGAGAAACCCATCAAAACTACGCTACGTAAAAAGAGAATCACAGATG AGTACGGGTTGAAGCTAGGCAGTCAGATTTTCATCAAGCACATGACGGATACGGGCTTGGCTGCCAAGGAAGGAACGCTGCAGGAGGGAGACCTCATCCTCAAG ATCAACGGCATGACGACGGAGAATCTCTCCCTGCTGGAGACGAAGCACCTGGTGGAGAAGAGCCGGGGCAAACTGACTATGACTGTCCTCAGGGACGACCGCAAGTTCCTGGTGAGCATCCCAGAGGTGGAGGACAGCGCCCCCAACAGCGAGGATGACCGCCGCCGAGACAGCAGCTCTGAACTGGAAG ATATTTCAGATCTTGATGAAGACGTCCCGACTCACAGAACGTCCCGTCAACCCACCAGAGAGAAACGGACACGCAG GACAAGAGCTGAACCTCCTCCAGCCAAGTCTCGGGATTCATCACCTTTGCGCTCCACTTTGACTCGGCCTCCTGTAAAAACCTACCCCTCTCGCAGAG CTCGATCTGATTCAGAGTCGGAGCGCagtgcctctcctcctcctcctcctgtgaggAGAGACAGCCCAGACATGAGGGATCACTCCAGCAAATACAA AGCTCTGCCTGGTTTGTCCACCCTCCCCAACCCGCGCTCCTCTCCTATACACCCCAACTGGACCGCCTCTCGcgcctcctcctctgcctcacGGCCTCGCAGGCCGGTGTCTGACTCCGACTCTGACCGCAGCGCCTCCCCTCCACCGCGCAGAGAGAGCCCCCGCCTTGACAGATACAA ACCTCTTTCTGACCTGCCTCACGCAGGACTGAGAGACTCCCCCATCAATGTTCGCCAGGAGCCACCTAGGAGGGTTAACTCTCCTCTCAGAGTCCTGCCCCCAG ACTCTGACTCGGAATCAGAAGTCAGCCTGGCGCCTCCTCAGAGGCAGAGCACCACGTACAGTCAGGACTCCCTCAGCAGATACAG AGTGCTGCCAGACGTTGCCCTGCACCCCCAGGTTGATCCACCACGATGGAGCCCCCCCAGCGTCACCGCCAGCAATCCGCCACAGAAAG CTGCTTCAGAGACTGAATCAGAGGCCAGTTATGCATCTGTCCCTCGCCGGGCGTCTACAGACAGCACCAACTCCAACCCTCCTAACAACCGCTACAG AGTCCTGCCTGATCTGAAAGCCACCTCTGTGGCTGTGAAGCAGGAGCCTCCTCGTCGAATCCCGTCACCCACCAGGCCTCCTCCTGACG ATTCCTCAGAGTCCGACCAGCTCTCACATCTCAGAAGGTCTGGGAGCTCTGAGCGGGGTGAGAGCCACAGCAG AGCTCCGCGTCCTGCTAATGGAACAGACACACTCAGGTCTGGGATTTCTGTGAAGAGCAACCCACCAGCCTACA CAAAACCTACAGAGGAGCCAATCTACTCCCTACCTCCAGACTCCTATCCAGCACCTATTCCAGG GTACAGCTCAGACCTTCACACAGTGTTGTTTGTGAAGGAGGGCAGTGTGGGTCTGAGGCTCGTTGGGGGCAACGATGTTGGCATATTTGTAGGTGGAGTTCAGCCAAATAGCCCTGCATACATAGAGGGAATGAAAGAGGGAGACCAGATCATGCAG GTCAATAAAGTagattttggtcatttcacacgAGAAGAGGCAGCCAACTTCCTCCTGAACATCAAGAAAGGAGAGCGAGTTGAAATCCGCACTCAGAACAAAATGGACA TTTATAAGAAGATCATCAAGTCAAACCTGGCAGACAACTTCTACATTCGCACCCACTTTGACCACGAGGCAGACGGCCCCATCGGGCTGAGCTTCACCAGAGGAGAGGTGTTCAGGGTGGTGGACACCATGCACCGCGGGAAGCTGGGCAAATGGCTCGCCAGCCGCATGGGGAACGACCTGCACGAGATGGATAAAGGCACCATCCCCAACCAGGCCAG GGCTGAGACAATGGCCAGCATCGAGCAGGCTCAGCGGCTGACTGGAGAGAGGCAGGTTTCGGGACCAAGAGCTGAGTTCTGGAAACTACGAGGCCTCAGAGGGaacaaaaagaatgaaaagaacGTGCGGCGATCTCGTGATGACCTGCTGCAGCTCACCATCCAGGGCAAATTCCCAGCCTACGAGAGAGTCCTGCTTAGAGAag CTAATTTCAAGCGACCCATTGTCATTCTGGGTCCTCTGAATGATATTGCCATGGAGAAGCTGGCCAGAGAGAAGCCTGATGAGTACGAAGTGGCAG ACATGGTTCCTCGcagtggaggaggagacagCGGTTCCACAGTTATTAAACTGGACACTGTGAGGAGAATAGCAGAGAAG GACAAGCACCCTCTCCTGGACATCACTCCCACTGCAGTGGAAAGGCTGAACTACATCCAGTACCACCCCATGGTGCTGTTCCTGGACCCTCACAGCCGCAAGGACGTGAAGGCCATGAGGCAGAGGTACAGCCCCAACTCCAACAAGAGCTCCAGACGCCTCTACACCCAGGCCCTGAAGCTGAGGAAACACTGCAGCCACCTTTTCTCAG CACGTATTGACCTGCAGCCCAACTCCAATGTTTGGTACGAGAGTCTAAAGGATAAGATCCGCCACCAGCAGTCAAAACCTGTCTGGGTGTCTGAAGTGACG TTGGAGAGTGGAGGAGAACAGGACTTGGATGCTCTGGACCAAACCCAGTCAGACTACTTGAGTGCAGCCAGTGACCTGGAGGACACTGACGGAGAGGCCTTCACTGACGGAGATGCCTACACCGACAACGAGGATCTGGAGGAGGCGTACCCCGGTGAGAGCGCAGCCACGCTGCCCAGAGGCTCCAGGGTGGCTGGAGCTGCTTTAGCCCGATCATCTGAGCCCGCTTCTATGCACCACGGCTCTGACGTGGACTCGGAGCCTCACGCCGACACGTACTCACTCAGAGAAATCCCCCCGCTGCTGCACGTACCCGAGCCCAGGGCCACACGCCTGGAGAGTTACAGCCCGCCTCACAGCCCTGCTGAGGAGGAGGACCCCTCCCATCGCAGCTTTACAGACTCAGATTTCAGTGCACACGATGTTGTTGCACCCACCACTCCGTCAGACGGACCCCCGGATTTTATAGCCCCCGACCCGACCATACGGTATTCTGTGAACCGGCCCTCCAACGCTGAGGCGGAGCCCGAGAGCCCACAGCCTGCCAGCCTGTCTACTATCGAGGAGAAATTACAGCAG GCCCGCTCTGCAGAGCCACAGGCACACCCTGAGGAGAAGAAGGGCCCTCAGTTCATCGT GCTCGCACATCATCACCAAGCAGTCCAGTTCAGGCGCACACAGATCAGAGGCAGCGACAGCTCTGATGACGACGAGGAAGAGGTGGATGACATCGAATGGGGTCCTGCAACAGAACTCTAG